Part of the Niallia alba genome is shown below.
GATTAACGGGAAAAGCATTGATTCAATTGATTTACATACGTTAAGAGGTTGGATTGGCTATGTTCCCCAAGATCACGTTCTTTTTTCAAAAACAGTGAGAGAAAACATCTTATTTGGAAAAGAGGGAGCTATCGAAGAAGAATTAGAAGAAGCAATTAGCCTTGCCTCTTTTAAACAGGATATTGAAATGCTTCCAGAAGGGTTAGAAACACTCGTTGGTGAAAAAGGAGTTGCCTTATCTGGAGGGCAAAAGCAACGGATATCGATTGCGAGAGCACTTATCCGTAAGCCAGAAATTTTAATATTAGATGATTCTTTATCAGCGGTAGATGCAAAAACAGAACAAAAAATTATCACGAATATTAAGAAAGAAAGACAAGCAAAAACAACAATCATTACGACTCACCGAATGACAGCAGTTCAGCATGCCGATCATATTATTGTAATGGAAGATGGACATATTACAGAGCATGGGACGCATGATGAGTTAATGAAACTGAATGGCTGGTATAAGGAACAGTATATAACGCAACAGACAAAGGTGGATGCGGAAGAAGTGGAGGTGAAAGCATGACAACAGGTAAACGATTATTTCAATATGCTTTAAAATTTAAAGGAATTATTATTGCTGCGTTAATCATGCTGACAATTGCTGTATTCGCCGACCTGGCAGGTCCATTTGTTGCTAAAAAGGTAATTGATGATCATATAACAGGGATTGAATCACCTTGGTATCAAACAGAACCAAAAAAAGACGCAGTATCCTATAATGGAAATTTCTACAAAAAAGCTGCGTATCTTGAAGCCGATGACGAAAAGCTTGCCGAGGCAAGAATACTTCAAGTTGGAAGACAATTTCTTTTTGTAGAGGGAGCCATTTCTTTTGATGGAAGTCGTAAGTTTAATGATGGAACATTGACTATCAGCAGAGGGGAAGAAGTGGAAACGTATCCTGCTACGGCTTTGACTAGTTCTGAAGTTTTTGATTTTTATAAGCCGGAGATTACACCAATTTTAAAGCTGTTAACTTTTTATTTTGGATTAGTGATTATTTCTGCTTTTTTCCAATACGGGCAGCATTATTTATTACAAAAGTCAGCAAACCGAATTATTCAGAAGATGCGAGAGGATGTATTTGCTCACATTCAACGGTTACCGATCAAATATTTTGATAATCTACCTGCTGGTAAAGTAGTGGCCAGAGTAACCAACGATACAGAGGCAATTCGGGAGTTGTATGTAACGGTATTATCCAATTTCTTCTCAAGTGGAATTAATATTATTGGAATTTATATTGCATTATTTATATTAAATCCACCACTTGCTGCGATTTGCTTAATTTTGCTTCCGATTTTATATGTATGGATGATGGGATATCGTAAGTTTGCTTCTCGATATAATCATGTTATTCGAGCAAAAATTAGTGATATTAATGGAATGGTAAACGAATCTATTCAAGGAATGCATATTATTCAGGCATTTAGCAAGGAAAAGCATACAAGAAAAGAATTTGAGGACTTGAATAACGAGCATTTCCGCTACCAAAATAAAATGCTTCGTTTAAATAGTCTTACCTCTCATAACCTAGTAAATGTTTTAAGAAATATCGTATTTGTTGTATTTATCTGGTATGTTGCTGGTCAATCTTTATCGGCAACAACGGCACTTTCGCTAGGCGTGCTCTATGCCTTTGTTGACTATATAAATCGCCTATTTCAGCCTGTACAAGGTATTGTTAATCAATTGGCCAATTTGGAGCAAGCACTTGTGGCAGGAGAACGAGTGTTTGAATTATTGGATGAAGACGGAATCGATGTCCAAGATGTTACCCTTGAAAGATATAAAGGAAATGTAACCTTTGATCAAGTCAACTTTGCTTATAAAGATAATGACTATGTGTTAAGAAATATTTCTTTTGAGGCAATGCAAGGCGAAACAGTTGCACTAGTCGGTCACACAGGTTCTGGTAAAAGTTCGATTATGAATCTTTTATTCCGCTTCTATGATATTCAATCAGGAAGGATAATGATAGATGGAAAAGATATCACATCCTTTTCGAAGCAGGATCTTCGCAAATATATGGGGATTGTTCTCCAAGATCCATTTCTTTTTACAGGAACAATAGCGTCCAATGTAACGTTAAATGATCCTTCTATTTCAAGAGAAACAGTGGAGAAATCATTGAAGGATGTTGGGGCAGATAGAGTATTAAAGCATTTAGAAAAAGGATACGATGAGCCGGTGATAGAGAAGGGGAGTACTCTATCTAGTGGACAAAGACAGCTTATTTCCTTTGCGAGAGCTCTAGCCTTTGATCCAGCAATACTCATTTTAGATGAGGCAACAAGTAGTATTGATACGGAAACGGAACAAATTATTCAACATGCGATGGAAGTGCTAAAAGAAGGCAGAACAACTTTCATCATTGCCCATCGTCTATCGACCATTCGCAATGCTGATCAAATTCTCGTCCTTGATCATGGGCAGATAGTGGAAAAAGGCAATCATGATGAATTGATGGATAGAAAAGGGAAGTATTATCAGATGTATCAGCTACAACAAGGGCAAGATTTAGTAAGTTAATGAATAATTTAATCTTCATTAAGAAATAGGAAAGGGACTGGGACATAAGTATTCCAGTTAAAGTTAAATCCGAGCAATTATACGAAAACGCTAACGGAAAGTTCGTATAATTGTTTAGGGTTTTTTCATTTTAAAAAAGGATGCTCTATGAAGTTTGTTGCTGTTGCCCGCAGCCGGAATACACTTCGCTTTCCGTGGGGCTCGCGCTGAGCGGCTTCGGCCTTTGGCCTGCAGGGTCTCAGACTGTCTCGCTAATCCCCGTGGCGTCTACGTGTATTCCGGCTGCTCTGTTTTCCCAACTAATTATATTTTCTATTGTAAAAAAGTATGCGAAAGCAGCCGCTATTTACTAGCTAAATGAGAGATTGTTCGTCTTTACATAGTATCTATTTAGTTATCTCACAGCCTCATTTTTGCTGTTGTCTTTCCTCCAGTCACTCAAATCACCTTATCATTTAAGAAGGCAATCGTTTTATTGATAAGTGGTAAGAGGACAGTCAGATGATCTTCCTCTTTAAATTCATGGAATATATGGTGGAATGTCTTAGTATGGTAGTTTAGTAATTTTTCAGAGAGATCAAGTGTTTTTTGGTGCATATTTGTAAAGTGTGATTTCTCTTTCTCAGCAACTGTCAGAAGTAACTTGCTTGGATCTAACTCGCTCAATCTTTCTGGGAGAAAGTCTAGTTCTTCTAATAACTGCTCCTCATTCCAATGAATGGATGGACTACTTGCAAGGTAATATTGAAATGAAGAAGGAGAAGTAAATAAAGTAAAGAGAACAAAAAGCCCTCCAAGTGAATGACCGACAATCATTTGCTTATTAGTGTTTATTGGCATGTTCTGTTCCACTAGCGGTTTTAATGTATCTTCAATAAAGGCTAGAAATTCTTTCCCACCTCCATGAGGAGGCCATTTTGACCCAGCAGGATTTTTAGGAAGCGATGTTTGATCTGCATTAAACGTAAAGTCGAGATACCTTTCCTTGCTATATGGTTCATTCGTTTCATAGCCAATTCCAATTATAACAGCAGGATGTAATCCAGTTTTTTCTTGTGTTCTAGTTTGTAAACGCATTGCTTCTACATAACTACCAAAATTTGCGTTTCCGTCTAAAAGATATAGGACGGGAAATCCGTTTTCAGGAACAGGGATATTTGGAATATAAACAAAAATTTTATAGTTTTTCGTTTCATTCATTGGACATGTCCAAATTTCTGTATCGGGAATATAAAAGCTCTCTTTCGATTTAATCATCATATCGCCACCTATTTCTTTCTATCCATCAATTTGTTAAAATAAGTGATAATGATTATCAATGTTAATTAGGTAAATCTATTGTACATAGAAATAGAAGAAATAACAAGAGAGGAAATTGAGATGATTAATAATTGGGAGAGTTTCGAAATCAACTATTGTCGTATAGAACGATTATATGACAGGAAGATAGAAAGAGTATTATCGACTAGTTATCTATTTATTTATATTAATAGTGGGGAAGGCTTATTGTCTATTGACATAGAGAAATTTCTATTCCGTAAAGGAGATCTGCTATTTATTCCAGCAGAATGCACGTATCATCTTCAGTTTAAAAATACTTGCTGTATAGATTATTATTTTCTGCAATTTCAAGTGTATCAAGCGAGGGAGATAAGCATAGATACCTATAAGAAAGTAAAGTTAAAAAAAGAAAATAACTTTCTCCAATCATTTGTGTTACAGCCAGTTGATAAGATTCCAACGTTGTTGGATGAACTGTTAGCGTTAGAACGTGATAAGCTAACGAACAATCACTTTCTTAAACAGGCAAAAATAGCGATGATTTTTCATTATTTTATGAGCAATCAACAGCAAACTGCTCCTAAAGATACGATGCTTGCAATTGAAGAGACAAAAAAGTATCTGGAAAATCATTATCATGAGACCATCTCTACCGCTTTATTGGCAAAGAAAGTAGGATTAAGTCCAAAATATTACTCACAGCTTTTTAAAAAAGAGTATGGGATTGGCGTACAAGATTTTCTTACAGAAATTCGTATAGGAAAGGCAAAGGAATTACTAGTTAAAACATCCAACAGTTTACGGGTAATTGCTACAAGTGTTGGCTATGCCGATGAATTTTATCTAAGCCGAGTATTTAAAAAGATAGTAGGCATTCCTCCAACCAATTACAGAAAAAAACGGGAGCTGAAGATTGCCTCTTATGATTTTTCAACAACAGGACATTTACTTGCCCTACATATTATCCCATATGCAGCCCCTCTTCATCCTAAATGGACTCGTTACTATTACCAATTTTTTCATGATGATATTCTTGTTCATTTAAATGCCTACAAGATTCATTCACAATGGGAAAGTAATATACAGAAACTGTCTGAAGAGAAACCGGATAAAATAATAGCGAAGGATGATATATCAGATAAAGAGAAGCAAGCACTTGAAAAAATTGCACCGGTCTACTATTATCATGTCCAAAATTGCAGCTGGAAAAGTCAATTGTTGGAGATTGCTTCCTATATTCATTGTGAAATGGATGCAGAATACTTCCTAAAAGTATATGAAAATAAGGTGAACGAAACGAAAAAACTACTGCAGGAACAATTAGAGAAAGAGACAGTGTTGGTAGTAAGTATATTTAAAAATACACTAGTACTAAATCGTTCTAGAACAGCTATCGATCTCGTTTATCAAGATTTAGGATTTTCCTCGGCACAACCTAAAGAAGATATCCAATTAAATGAAACCATT
Proteins encoded:
- a CDS encoding ABC transporter ATP-binding protein; protein product: MTTGKRLFQYALKFKGIIIAALIMLTIAVFADLAGPFVAKKVIDDHITGIESPWYQTEPKKDAVSYNGNFYKKAAYLEADDEKLAEARILQVGRQFLFVEGAISFDGSRKFNDGTLTISRGEEVETYPATALTSSEVFDFYKPEITPILKLLTFYFGLVIISAFFQYGQHYLLQKSANRIIQKMREDVFAHIQRLPIKYFDNLPAGKVVARVTNDTEAIRELYVTVLSNFFSSGINIIGIYIALFILNPPLAAICLILLPILYVWMMGYRKFASRYNHVIRAKISDINGMVNESIQGMHIIQAFSKEKHTRKEFEDLNNEHFRYQNKMLRLNSLTSHNLVNVLRNIVFVVFIWYVAGQSLSATTALSLGVLYAFVDYINRLFQPVQGIVNQLANLEQALVAGERVFELLDEDGIDVQDVTLERYKGNVTFDQVNFAYKDNDYVLRNISFEAMQGETVALVGHTGSGKSSIMNLLFRFYDIQSGRIMIDGKDITSFSKQDLRKYMGIVLQDPFLFTGTIASNVTLNDPSISRETVEKSLKDVGADRVLKHLEKGYDEPVIEKGSTLSSGQRQLISFARALAFDPAILILDEATSSIDTETEQIIQHAMEVLKEGRTTFIIAHRLSTIRNADQILVLDHGQIVEKGNHDELMDRKGKYYQMYQLQQGQDLVS
- a CDS encoding alpha/beta hydrolase; the protein is MMIKSKESFYIPDTEIWTCPMNETKNYKIFVYIPNIPVPENGFPVLYLLDGNANFGSYVEAMRLQTRTQEKTGLHPAVIIGIGYETNEPYSKERYLDFTFNADQTSLPKNPAGSKWPPHGGGKEFLAFIEDTLKPLVEQNMPINTNKQMIVGHSLGGLFVLFTLFTSPSSFQYYLASSPSIHWNEEQLLEELDFLPERLSELDPSKLLLTVAEKEKSHFTNMHQKTLDLSEKLLNYHTKTFHHIFHEFKEEDHLTVLLPLINKTIAFLNDKVI
- a CDS encoding ABC transporter substrate-binding protein; this translates as MINNWESFEINYCRIERLYDRKIERVLSTSYLFIYINSGEGLLSIDIEKFLFRKGDLLFIPAECTYHLQFKNTCCIDYYFLQFQVYQAREISIDTYKKVKLKKENNFLQSFVLQPVDKIPTLLDELLALERDKLTNNHFLKQAKIAMIFHYFMSNQQQTAPKDTMLAIEETKKYLENHYHETISTALLAKKVGLSPKYYSQLFKKEYGIGVQDFLTEIRIGKAKELLVKTSNSLRVIATSVGYADEFYLSRVFKKIVGIPPTNYRKKRELKIASYDFSTTGHLLALHIIPYAAPLHPKWTRYYYQFFHDDILVHLNAYKIHSQWESNIQKLSEEKPDKIIAKDDISDKEKQALEKIAPVYYYHVQNCSWKSQLLEIASYIHCEMDAEYFLKVYENKVNETKKLLQEQLEKETVLVVSIFKNTLVLNRSRTAIDLVYQDLGFSSAQPKEDIQLNETISLSYLVSLNPTYLFLNIRQDIDTIGFWEKLKCSKEWNRIKAVKSKKVAFIQSDPWNEYSASSHLRVLHNIQELMVEKVQAN